One Ricinus communis isolate WT05 ecotype wild-type chromosome 2, ASM1957865v1, whole genome shotgun sequence DNA segment encodes these proteins:
- the LOC8267846 gene encoding F-box/kelch-repeat protein At1g57790, producing the protein MSSWSELPQELLQTITQKQTNYVDYISTRAVCKSWWSAIPKKPHDLLCRLPWLLLPHHKDNPNHRGFYNPSDGKTYHLELPETVDKRCCGSSHGWLVMVEDTPSIFLLNPLTKSRIELPSLSTFPNFPTEVIYQNSRNLNEYFIRNNKLRIRETYIRKAIVSEDPSVGSFMVMAIYKTINGSENIAFCKSGDAALFTTQETSQEIHYQDVMFHRGKFYMVNDKGRVSICITDINPPSVIHVADPPPVPLLMGYKQWYLATLNEDLILVGRFRNYRVSGYEYQTHKFIVYKLDSSSSNWSKLDGLGDMIFFLGWNCFDSISAHNCGNCSGNCIYFTDDNFIVDSDFSWEGHDYGVFNFDDGSVRRLDPPSYPIKPHFLPLVFFHERSLKRDRSSFVLPPPVWVTINP; encoded by the coding sequence ATGTCTAGCTGGTCAGAACTTCCACAAGAATTGCTACAAACCATAACCCAAAAACAAACCAACTATGTCGATTATATTTCCACAAGAGCTGTTTGCAAATCATGGTGGTCTGCAATACCTAAGAAACCTCATGATCTTCTTTGTCGCCTTCCATGGCTACTACTTCCTCACCACAAAGACAACCCAAATCATCGCGGCTTCTATAATCCTTCAGATGGAAAGACCTACCACCTCGAATTGCCTGAGACCGTTGATAAACGTTGTTGTGGTTCTTCTCATGGTTGGTTAGTTATGGTCGAAGATACTCCGTCAATATTTCTCTTAAATCCATTGACTAAATCCAGAATTGAGCTTCCATCCTTATCAACCTTTCCTAATTTCCCCACTGAAGTAATCTATCAGAATTCTAGAAACTTGAATGAGTATTTTATAAGGAACAACAAACTTCGCATTCGAGAAACATATATCAGAAAAGCCATAGTATCTGAGGATCCATCAGTGGGTAGTTTCATGGTCATGGCCatatataaaactataaatgGTAGTGAAAATATAGCCTTCTGTAAATCAGGTGATGCAGCTTTGTTTACTACTCAAGAAACATCGCAAGAAATTCATTATCAAGATGTGATGTTTCATCGAGGAAAGTTCTATATGGTGAATGATAAGGGCAGGGTTTCAATCTGCATCACAGATATTAATCCTCCATCAGTGATCCATGTTGCTGATCCGCCACCTGTCCCACTATTAATGGGATACAAGCAATGGTACTTGGCTACCTTAAATGAAGATCTAATACTCGTTGGTCGATTTAGGAATTATCGAGTTTCTGGTTATGAATACCAGACTCATAAATTCATAGTTTACAAGCTAGATTCAAGTAGTTCAAACTGGTCAAAGTTAGATGGATTGGGTGATATGATATTCTTTTTGGGCTGGAATTGCTTTGATTCCATTTCGGCTCACAACTGTGGAAATTGCAGTGGAAATTGCATCTATTTCACTGATGATAATTTCATTGTTGACAGTGATTTCTCATGGGAGGGTCATGACTATGGTGTTTTCAACTTTGATGATGGAAGTGTTCGACGATTAGACCCGCCTTCATATCCTATAAAACCACACTTTTTGCCTTTAGTTTTCTTTCATGAAAGAAGCCTAAAGCGTGACCGTTCCTCGTTTGTTTTGCCTCCACCTGTGTGGGTTACGATCAATCCATAA
- the LOC112535145 gene encoding F-box protein SKIP23, translated as MICNAIIMSNWSELPQELLQTITQKQSNYVDYISTRAVCKSWWSAIPKKPHDLLCQLPWLLLPYHKNNPNHRGFYNLADGKTYHLELPETIEKRCCGSSHGWLVMVEDTPSIFLLNPLTKARIELPSLSTFPNFPTEVVYENSRNINEYFNTKAKLRIRETYIRKAIVSEDPSTGNFAVMAIYKTINSTENIAFCKSGDATWFTIQETSQKIHYQDVMFHRGKFYAVDDKGRVSICITDINPPSVIQVADPPPVPPLMGYKQWYLASLDEDLILAGRFRKYRGSGYEYQTHKFMVYKLDASSSNWLELDGLGDMLSFLGWNCFHSISTQNYRNYSGNCIYFTDDKFIVGSDFPWEGHDYGIFNLDDKSVQRLGLPSYPIKLPILPFIYGYERSLKRDRSSFILPPPIWVTINP; from the coding sequence ATGATTTGTAATGCAATAATCATGTCTAACTGGTCAGAACTTCCACAAGAATTGCTACAAACCATAACCCAAAAGCAATCCAACTATGTCGATTATATTTCCACAAGAGCTGTTTGCAAATCATGGTGGTCTGCAATACCTAAGAAACCTCATGATCTTCTTTGTCAACTTCCATGGCTATTGCTTCCTTACCACAAAAACAATCCAAATCATCGCGGCTTCTATAACCTTGCAGACGGAAAGACCTACCACCTCGAATTGCCTGAGACCATTGAAAAACGTTGTTGTGGTTCTTCTCATGGTTGGTTAGTTATGGTCGAAGATACTCCgtcaatttttctattaaatccGTTAACTAAAGCTAGAATTGAGCTTCCATCCTTATCAACTTTTCCTAATTTCCCCACTGAAGTAGTCTACGAAAATTCCAGGAACATAAATGAGTATTTTAATACGAAAGCCAAACTTCGTATTAGAGAAACATATATCAGAAAAGCTATAGTATCCGAGGATCCTTCAACAGGTAATTTCGCGGTCATGGCaatatataaaactataaacaGTACTGAGAATATAGCCTTCTGTAAATCAGGGGATGCAACTTGGTTCACTATCCAAGAAACATCGCAAAAGATCCATTATCAAGATGTAATGTTTCATCGAGGAAAATTCTATGCGGTGGATGATAAGGGCAGGGTTTCAATCTGCATTACAGATATTAATCCTCCATCGGTGATCCAAGTTGCTGATCCTCCACCTGTCCCACCATTAATGGGATATAAGCAATGGTACTTGGCTTCCTTAGATGAAGATCTAATACTTGCCGGTCGGTTTAGGAAATATAGAGGTTCTGGTTATGAGTACCAGACTCATAAATTCATGGTTTACAAGCTAGATGCAAGCAGTTCAAACTGGCTAGAGTTAGATGGATTGGGTGATATGCTATCGTTTTTGGGCTGGAATTGCTTTCACTCCATTTCGACTCAGAATTATAGGAATTACAGCGGAAATTGCATCTATTTTACTGATGACAAGTTTATTGTAGGCAGTGATTTTCCATGGGAGGGTCATGACTATGGTATTTTCAACTTGGATGACAAAAGCGTCCAGCGATTAGGTCTGCCTTCGTATCCTATAAAGTTACCCATTTTGCCTTTCATTTATGGTTACGAAAGAAGCTTAAAGCGTGACCGATCCTCCTTCATCTTGCCTCCACCTATTTGGGTTACAATTAATccataa
- the LOC8267841 gene encoding uncharacterized protein LOC8267841, whose translation METLSSSASIVSSSSSSLSFFSPKRKDSPIRLLRIHTSSKKDENDSDLRSDSNDSSIVPFFNNSTLSKDAAMGLVLSAASVRGWTTGSGMEGPSVPAGTDGSNTENVSTLPWSLFTKSPRRRMRVAFTCNICGQRTTRAINPHAYTDGTVFVQCCGCNVFHKLVDNLNLFHEMKCYVNPSFNYRDAKWDVGFKLFDMDEDDDGNDAFPI comes from the exons ATGGAAACTCTCAGCTCATCTGCTTCGATCGtatcttcttcatcttcttctctttcattCTTCTCTCCAAAGAGAAAAGATTCTCCCATAAGACTTCTCCGTATCCACACTTCTTCCAAAa AGGATGAAAATGATTCTGATCTCCGATCTGACTCGAATGATTCAAGCATCGTCCCTTTCTTCAACAACTCCACCCTCTCCAAG GATGCAGCGATGGGCTTGGTTTTAAGCGCCGCTTCTGTTAGAGGCTGGACAACAGGTTCCGGCATGGAAGGCCCTTCTGTTCCCGCCGGGACCGACGGTTCCAATACGGAGAACGTATCGACGTTACCGTGGTCTCTCTTTACTAAATCGCCACGTAGGCGAATGCGCGTGGCTTTTACCTGTAACATTTGCGGTCAAAGGACGACTCGCGCTATCAATCCCCATGCCTATACTGACGGCACTGTTTTTGTTCAG TGCTGTGGATGCAATGTGTTTCATAAGCTAGTGGATAATTTAAACCTGTTTCATGAAATGAAGTGCTATGTGAACCCTAGCTTCAATTACAGAGATGCAAAATGGGATGTTGGGTTCAAGTTGTTTGATATGGATGAGGATGATGATGGAAATGATGCATTTCCAATATAG
- the LOC8267849 gene encoding putative F-box protein At5g55150 — MSTEETGKLNMSSTWAELPPELLQVIADKHTNYVDYLVTRAVCGSWQSAIAKRPHNHLLCQLPFLLLPYYQNNPDRRGFYNISDDKIYVLELPEAYEKRCCGSSHGWLIMVEDSPSIFLLNPLTRERIELPALSTFSIFPTDVVFENSRNLNENFIMREKFHIRDTFIVKAILSSDPSLDTNFMAVVIYGVNENLAFCRSGDAAWTVIDETTSPPRRYKDALFRAGKLFAVDQTGGISILTEENTMIRFADPPLVSSRTGYKQWYLASYSEEELLIVCRYRKVVPDYEYKTERFEIYKLDDGGWKKKESLGDKMLFLGGNGSLSISALDYSKCKGNCIYFTDDYIRLCKDYVWEGHDYGIYDIEDGNIRSLGLPSYPIKHPSFTGIFYFEHSLFRNTSFFILPPPVWVTISP, encoded by the coding sequence ATGTCAACTGAAGAAACAGGAAAATTAAACATGTCCAGCACGTGGGCTGAACTACCACCGGAACTGCTCCAAGTAATTGCAGATAAACATACCAATTACGTTGATTATCTTGTTACTCGAGCTGTTTGCGGATCATGGCAATCAGCTATAGCAAAAAGACCCCATAATCATCTTCTCTGTCAACTTCCATTTCTTTTGCTTCCTTATTACCAAAACAATCCAGATCGTCGCGGATTCTACAACATCTCTGACGATAAAATATATGTCCTTGAATTGCCTGAAGCTTATGAAAAGCGTTGCTGCGGATCGTCCCATGGTTGGCTAATTATGGTTGAAGACAGCCCATCAATCTTTCTCTTAAATCCCTTAACAAGAGAAAGAATTGAGCTTCCTGCATTATCCACTTTCTCTATTTTCCCTACTGATGTAGTCTTTGAGAATTCCAGGAATTTGAATGAGAACTTCATCATGAGAGAAAAGTTCCACATTCGCGATACTTTTATTGTGAAAGCAATACTATCTTCTGATCCATCTTTAGATACAAATTTCATGGCGGTGGTAATATATGGCGTCAATGAGAATTTAGCTTTCTGTAGATCAGGAGATGCTGCATGGACTGTAATTGATGAAACGACATCACCCCCTCGTCGTTACAAGGATGCTCTGTTTCGCGCAGGGAAACTCTTTGCAGTTGATCAAACAGGTGGAATTTCAATACTCACTGAAGAAAATACTATGATCCGCTTTGCTGATCCGCCACTAGTTTCATCAAGAACAGGATATAAGCAGTGGTACTTAGCAAGTTATAGTGAAGAAGAACTATTAATAGTATGTCGATATAGGAAAGTTGTTCCTGATTATGAGTACAAAACAGAAAGATTCGAGATTTACAAGCTGGATGATGGTGgctggaaaaagaaagaaagcttaGGAGATAAGATGCTGTTCTTGGGTGGCAATGGCTCGCTTTCAATTTCAGCTTTAGATTACAGCAAGTGCAAAGGGAACTGTATCTACTTCACGGATGATTACATTAGACTCTGTAAGGATTATGTATGGGAAGGTCATGATTATGGCATTTACGACATCGAAGATGGGAATATCAGAAGCTTAGGATTACCTTCATATCCAATAAAGCACCCATCCTTCACAGGCATCTTCTACTTCGAGCACAGCCTATTTCGCAACACATCTTTCTTCATATTGCCACCTCCAGTTTGGGTTACAATCAGTCCATGA
- the LOC8267847 gene encoding ornithine decarboxylase, translating to METRNSMQVIIAAPGVEGKTVKSLPKTEHSLTEFVQSVILNTQVTKEPFYVLNLGAVAELMDTWSRQLPMIQPFYAVKCNSEPSLLGALAALGCNFDCASKVEIQTILSLGVSPDRIVYANPCKAESHLKYAASVGVNLTTFDSVYELDKISKLHPRCALLLRLKSPDDSAAKWASLGSKFGALPQEVEPLLRAAQAANLTVSGVSFHIGSESTNPNAYRTAIASAKAAFDTAGRLGMPPMTLLNVGGGFTAGSFFDEAATVINSALQDYFAEYPQLKVISEPGRYFAETVFTLAASIIGKRVRDDVREYWLNDGVFGSFLCVAYGITPPACLPLALSSNRTNPTCEGAPTHMSTLFGPTCDSVDKIVEEHQLPELETNDWLVFPNMGAYSKVCATNFNGFSPDVVFTYLVYGNLH from the coding sequence ATGGAAACGAGGAACAGCATGCAGGTTATTATTGCTGCTCCTGGAGTTGAAGGAAAGACCGTCAAATCGTTACCCAAAACCGAACACAGTTTAACTGAGTTTGTGCAGTCTGTCATTCTCAATACACAAGTAACCAAAGAACCATTCTACGTGCTAAATTTAGGAGCTGTTGCTGAACTAATGGACACCTGGTCTCGTCAACTTCCCATGATTCAACCTTTCTACGCTGTCAAATGCAACTCAGAGCCATCATTACTTGGTGCATTGGCTGCACTTGGCTGCAACTTCGATTGTGCAAGTAAGGTCGAGATTCAAACCATTTTGTCTCTCGGAGTCTCTCCTGATCGTATCGTGTATGCAAATCCTTGCAAGGCTGAATCACACCTCAAATACGCTGCTAGTGTTGGTGTCAATCTAACAACATTTGACTCAGTATACGAACTCGACAAGATCTCTAAATTGCATCCCAGATGTGCCTTATTGCTTCGACTCAAAAGCCCTGATGATAGCGCAGCGAAGTGGGCCTCGTTAGGTTCCAAGTTCGGTGCACTTCCGCAAGAAGTTGAGCCTCTTCTGAGAGCCGCTCAAGCTGCAAATCTAACTGTCTCTGGTGTCTCCTTCCATATTGGAAGCGAATCCACGAATCCTAACGCCTATCGTACAGCTATTGCATCGGCAAAAGCTGCCTTCGATACTGCAGGTAGGCTTGGCATGCCTCCTATGACCCTGCTAAACGTTGGGGGTGGCTTCACTGCTGGTTCATTTTTTGATGAAGCAGCTACAGTTATCAATTCTGCCCTGCAAGATTATTTTGCTGAGTATCCGCAATTAAAGGTTATATCCGAACCTGGCCGATACTTTGCCGAGACGGTTTTCACTCTAGCCGCAAGTATTATCGGAAAGCGCGTTAGGGATGATGTAAGGGAGTACTGGCTAAACGACGGTGTTTTTGGATCGTTTCTATGTGTTGCTTATGGTATTACACCTCCTGCGTGCTTGCCTCTGGCATTATCTTCAAATCGTACGAACCCCACATGTGAAGGGGCACCGACGCACATGTCGACCTTGTTTGGACCAACGTGTGACTCAGTTGACAAAATCGTGGAGGAGCATCAGTTACCTGAGCTGGAGACCAATGACTGGCTTGTGTTCCCTAATATGGGTGCTTATTCAAAGGTGTGTGCAACCAATTTCAATGGGTTTAGCCCAGATGTTGTTTTTACTTACCTAGTTTACGGGAATCTGCACTAA
- the LOC8267848 gene encoding ornithine decarboxylase, producing MERSSGSLQVILDAPGVQGKTVTTLSKDSSNLTDYVESIIVNTQVNRESFYVLDLGAVAGLMHKWSRELPMIQPYYAVKCNSEISLIGALAALGCNFDCASKAEIQSILSLGVSPDRIIYANPSKPESHIIYAANVDVNLTTFDSKHELHKISKCHPKCSLLIRIKPPDDSGARWPLGSKFGALPEEIEPLLLAAQAAKLTISGVSFHIGSESRNPHAYRGAIGAAKHVFDTASRLGMPPMRVLNIGGGFIAGSNFDEAATVIKAALQDYFGDNPGIEIISEPGRYFAETVFMLATSITGKRVRGGIIEYWINDGVFGSFSCVIFGVSPPACVPLACTSNRANPKCKGEPTYKSTVYGPTCDAVDKVFVDQELPELEINDWLVFPYMGAYTTANATIFQGFSSNTIKNNSTNHLCHVLLLNDICIIFNL from the exons ATGGAACGAAGCTCCGGGAGCCTGCAGGTTATTCTCGATGCTCCTGGAGTTCAGGGAAAGACGGTCACCACCCTATCGAAAGACAGTTCAAATTTAACTGATTATGTTGAATCCATCATTGTCAATACACAAGTAAATAGAGAGTCATTTTATGTGCTAGATTTAGGAGCTGTTGCTGGTCTCATGCACAAGTGGTCTCGGGAACTTCCCATGATTCAACCATACTACGCTGTCAAGTGCAACTCCGAGATCTCACTGATCGGTGCATTAGCAGCACTTGGCTGCAACTTCGATTGTGCAAGTAAGGCTGAAATTCAATCCATTTTGTCTCTCGGTGTTTCTCCTGATAGAATCATCTATGCAAATCCTTCTAAACCAGAATCCCACATTATATACGCTGCTAATGTTGATGTTAATCTAACAACTTTTGATTCAAAGCACGAACTCCATAAGATCTCCAAATGTCACCCGAAATGTAGTTTGCTGATTCGGATCAAACCTCCAGATGATAGCGGAGCGCGGTGGCCATTAGGCTCCAAGTTCGGTGCacttcctgaagaaattgaaCCTCTTCTGCTAGCTGCTCAAGCTGCAAAGCTAACCATCTCCGGTGTTTCCTTTCACATTGGAAGTGAATCCAGAAATCCCCACGCATACCGTGGAGCCATCGGAGCAGCCAAACATGTATTTGACACTGCATCTCGGCTTGGCATGCCTCCCATGCGTGTGCTAAATATTGGCGGTGGTTTCATAGCTGGTTCAAATTTTGACGAAGCAGCTACAGTAATCAAAGCTGCTCTGCAAGATTATTTCGGTGACAATCCAGGAATAGAAATCATATCTGAGCCGGGCCGATACTTTGCCGAGACGGTTTTCATGCTAGCAACCAGCATTACCGGAAAGCGCGTTAGGGGTGGAATAATAGAGTACTGGATAAACGACGGTGTTTTTGGGTCTTTCAGCTGCGTCATTTTCGGCGTTTCGCCTCCCGCGTGCGTGCCTCTCGCTTGCACTTCCAATCGAGCGAACCCCAAGTGTAAAGGGGAGCCCACGTACAAGTCCACGGTGTATGGACCCACGTGTGATGCAGTTGACAAAGTCTTTGTCGATCAAGAGTTGCCTGAATTAGAGATCAATGACTGGCTTGTGTTCCCTTATATGGGTGCTTATACAACGGCGAATGCTACTATTTTCCAAGGATTTAGC AGCAAtactattaagaataattcCACCAATCATCTTTGTCATGTATTGTTGTTAAATGATATATGCATcatatttaatctttaa
- the LOC8267840 gene encoding plastocyanin B'/B'': protein MATVTSAAVAIPSFTGLKAASAASTKVNASAKVAAPSLPRMSIKASMKEVGVAVMATAASAMLASNAMAIEILLGSDDGGLAFVPNSFSVAPGEKIVFKNNAGFPHNIVFDEDEVPSGVDAGKISMSEEDLLNGPGETYAVTLTEKGTYSFYCAPHQGAGMVGKVTVN from the coding sequence ATGGCTACTGTCACCTCCGCAGCTGTTGCCATCCCATCTTTCACTGGTCTTAAAGCAGCCAGTGCTGCTTCAACCAAAGTAAACGCCAGTGCCAAGGTTGCAGCCCCTTCACTCCCAAGAATGAGCATCAAGGCTTCAATGAAAGAGGTTGGTGTTGCTGTTATGGCCACTGCTGCAAGTGCAATGCTTGCTAGCAATGCCATGGCTATTGAGATCTTGCTCGGAAGTGATGATGGGGGATTGGCTTTCGTTCCAAACAGCTTCTCTGTGGCCCCTGGAGAAAAGATTGTGTTCAAGAACAATGCTGGTTTCCCGCACAACATTGTCTTCGACGAGGACGAAGTTCCAAGTGGAGTTGATGCAGGCAAAATCTCTATGAGCGAAGAGGATCTTCTCAATGGCCCTGGAGAGACATATGCTGTTACCTTGACTGAGAAAGGGACTTACAGTTTCTACTGTGCCCCTCACCAGGGAGCTGGCATGGTGGGAAAAGTGACCGTTAACTAA